In Paralichthys olivaceus isolate ysfri-2021 chromosome 1, ASM2471397v2, whole genome shotgun sequence, the following are encoded in one genomic region:
- the LOC138405663 gene encoding myosin heavy chain, clone 203-like, giving the protein MEALQKKLEDSNRREEDLKKSLNEGQNEIQKHKQDNADLRQLLYYKNSTYAENQQMLADTHARYRAALGEVVKERDSVVVHMQRRMDTCRMFAIQTQNAFMEMRKQVKRLEHEVLKFKKELCQLEEEKKKVIANLTDQLTRKDKVIENEKQGRETDKTNAVFKKMEQYNIITKQAESIKDLEKEKQSLNHLLTSTAKRCAVLSKKVEEINVVKDGMRAVGFEMDVEKETNFVLKTGVKTLKRKIEQLEKERQTEKETFKAMQETLAETKQQNEKLTETNIHLTSRAKVNGKELSKKQEEARILGTRLLRVNADIESCARDINYPKKLKIGVQNMKEHYPNSYEKVRVGEETKEDYELRIFSLNQKLVLSEACNQNYSKEVKRLQKQLSKEQEQLYMLRVHFIKLLREKKLEAENLKKELSKAKIPPVKRGSKRSKRGQRLSLIQRKSGRSLARSCTRPRV; this is encoded by the coding sequence ATGGAGGCTCTCCAGAAGAAGCTGGAAGATAGCAACAGAAGGGAGGAGGACCTGAAGAAGAGCTTGAATGAAGGCCAAAATGAGATTCAGAAACATAAACAGGACAATGCTGACTTAAGGCAATTGTTATACTATAAGAACTCAACATATGCAGAGAACCAACAAATGTTAGCTGACACACATGCGCGATACAGAGCAGCACTAGGAGAGGTTGTCAAAGAGAGGGATTCTGTGGTCGTACACATGCAAAGAAGGATGGATACATGCAGGATGTTTGCAATCCAAACTCAAAATGCATTCATGGAAATGAGAAAACAGGTAAAACGACTTGAGCATGAGGTGTTAAAGTTCAAAAAGGAACTCTGTCagttggaggaggagaagaaaaaggtaATTGCGAACCTCACAGACCAACTGACCCGAAAGGACAAAGTTATTGAGAACGAGAAACAGGGAAGGGAAACTGACAAAACTAATGCTGTCTTCAAGAAAATGGAgcagtataatataataaccAAGCAGGCTGAGAGCATCAAAGACTTGGAGAAGGAGAAACAGTCACTGAACCATCTACTGACCTCTACCGCCAAGAGATGTGCAGTTCTCTCAAAAAAAGTTGAGGAGATAAATGTTGTAAAAGATGGAATGAGAGCAGTGGGGTTTGAAATGGACGTTGAAAAAGAAACCAACTTTGTTCTAAAGACGGGAGTTAAGACACTGAAGAGAAAGATCGAGCAACTGGAgaaggaaagacagacagaaaaagagacattTAAGGCAATGCAAGAAACCCTGGCTGAGACCAAGCAACAAAATGAGAAACTAACTGAAACTAACATACATCTAACCAGTAGAGCGAAGGTGAATGGAAAAGAGCTGAGcaagaagcaggaggaggccAGAATACTTGGGACACGCTTGCTCCGTGTCAACGCTGATATAGAGTCATGTGCTCGTGATATCAATTACCCCAAGAAATTAAAAATCGGGGTACAGAATATGAAAGAACATTACCCAAATAGTTATGAGAAAGTGAGGGTGGGTGAGGAAACCAAGGAGGACTATGAGCTTCGCATATTCTCTCTGAATCAAAAGTTGGTTCTCAGTGAAGCGTGCAATCAGAATTACAGCAAGGAGGTCAAACGTTTACAAAAGCAGCTGAGCAAAGAACAGGAGCAGTTGTACATGTTGAGGGTCCATTTCATCAAATTACTCAGAGAGAAGAAATTGGAGGCAGAAAATTTGAAGAAAGAACTCAGCAAAGCAAAAATTCCTCCTGTGAAAAGAGGATCAAAACGCAGCAAACGAGGACAGAGGCTTTCGCTCATCCAGAGAAAGAGCGGCCGATCTTTGGCAAGGTCATGTACACGCCCAAGAGTCTGA
- the LOC138411236 gene encoding gamma-aminobutyric acid receptor-associated protein-like 2, whose amino-acid sequence MKWMFKEDHSLEHRCIESAKIRNKYPDRVPVIVEKVSGSQIVDIDKRKYLVPSDITVAQFMWIIRKRIQLPSEKAIFLFVDKTVPQSSITMGQLYEKEKDEDGFLYVAYSGENTFGI is encoded by the exons ATGAAATGGATGTTCAAAGAGGATCACTCCCTGG AACATCGATGCATAGAGTCTGCCAAAATCCGCAACAAGTACCCTGACCGTGTCCCG GTGATCGTGGAGAAAGTGTCGGGATCCCAGATCGTGGACATAGACAAGAGGAAGTACCTGGTCCCCTCCGACATCACAGTGGCTCAGTTCATGTGGATCATCAGGAAACGCATCCAGCTGCCCTCAGAGAAAGCCATCTTCCTGTTCGTGGACAAGACGGTGCCTCAGTCCAG CATCACGATGGGACAGCTGTACGAGAAAGAGAAAGACGAGGACGGCTTTTTATACGTGGCTTACAGCGGCGAGAACACCTTCGGTATTTAA
- the nqo1 gene encoding NAD(P)H dehydrogenase [quinone] 1 — MAQKTALIVYAHQSLGSFNAAVKDAAVQELTEHGYRVIVSDLYAMNFRANATLDDVSGDLKNCKLFQYGEETMHAWIEGRLSDDIVAEQRKVEESELIIFQFPLYWFSVPAIMKGWMDRVLTQGFAFSLEKMYNNGIFKDKKAMLSFTTGATQTMFRPDGINGDINITLWPLQNGTLHFCGFQVLAPQIFWSPAHCPHTVRTAMLEGWRTRLKGLLAEKPLTFAPCELFDLSFQGGFLLSPKVKEEQESQPYGITTGHHLGKPLPPDNQTRAQPTEENEAKNSYF, encoded by the exons ATGG ctCAGAAGACAGCTCTGATCGTGTACGCCCACCAGAGCTTGGGCTCGTTTAACGCGGCGGTCAAAGACGCGGCAGTTCAGGAGCTGACCGAGCACGGATACAGGGTCATTGTGTCCGACCTGTACGCCATGAACTTCAGAGCCAACGCCACACTGGATGATGTCAGCG GTGATCTGAAGAACTGCAAACTTTTCCAGTATGGAGAGGAGACCATGCACGCCTGGATAGAAGGTCGCCTCAGTGACGACATTGTTGCCGAGCAACGCAAAGTGGAGGAGTCGGAGCTCATCATCTTCCAG TTTCCTCTGTATTGGTTCAGTGTGCCCGCCATCATGAAGGGCTGGATGGACCGAGTTCTCACACAAGGATTTGCCTTCTCCCTGGAAAAGATGTACAATAATGGTATTTTCAAG GATAAGAAAGCAATGCTGTCCTTCACGACTGGAGCAACACAGACGATGTTCCGCCCTGACGGCATCAACGGAGACATCAACATCACACTGTGGCCTCTGCAG AATGGCACTCTGCACTTCTGTGGATTTCAGGTTCTTGCTCCTCAGATATTCTGGAGTCCGGCTCATTGCCCCCACACTGTGCGAACCGCAATGCTGGAAGGGTGGCGAACGCGATTAAAAGGACTGCTGGCGGAGAAGCCGTTGACTTTTGCTCCATGTGAGCTGTTTGACCTCAGCTTCCAGGGGGGGTTCTTACTGTCGCCCAAAGTGAAGGAGGAACAAGAGTCGCAGCCCTACGGCATCACCACCGGCCACCATCTGGGAAAACCACTGCCGCCCGACAACCAGACCAGAGCTCAGCCCACAGAGGAAAATGAAGCAAAGAACTCATACTTTtaa